The Candidatus Zixiibacteriota bacterium genome includes the window ATCATCAATGACGCCATTGCCAAAATCGGCGAAAATATCTCGGTGAAACGATTCGCCCGATTCCGACTTGGGGAATAAAGATGGAGCAAGGTTCAAGACCGAAATATAAGCGAATCCTTCTCAAGCTGTCGGGAGAGGCGCTGGTCGGAAATCGCGAATTCGGAATTGACCTTGAGACTATCGAATATATCTGCGAAGAAATCAAAGAAATTAAAAGCCTGGGGTTGGAGCTGGGAATTGTTGTCGGCGGCGGCAACATTTTTCGCGGTGTTTCGGCATCCCGTACCGGAATGGACCGAGTCACGGCCGACAATATGGGGATGCTCTCCACTGTCATTAACTCCCTCGCCCTGCAAGATAAGCTGGAACACTTGGGCATTTTTACCCGGGTGATGTCGGCGGTAAATATTGAATCATTCGCAGAGCCGTATATACGCCGGCGGGCGATTCGGCATATGGAAAAAGGGCGCCTGGTAATTTTTGCGGCCGGAACCGGCAACCCTTATTTCACCACCGACACCGCCGCCGCTTTGCGGGCGATGGAAGTGAGCGCCGAAGTGCTGATTAAGGCAACCAAGGTTGACGGCGTTTTTTCGGCTGACCCGATGAAAGACCCCCATGCCACTTTCTACCGCGAATTGAGCTATATGGATGTCGTCCAGCAGGAACTGGGGGTAATGGATCTGACCGCTATTACTCTTTGCAAAGACAATCAAATTCCCGTTATCATATTCAATCTGAACAAAAAAGGAAATTTGCGCCGGATAATAATGGGTGAGGAAATCGGGACTGTTGTCCGGTAAAAGCAACAGAATATATTAATTTAAGTCAAAGGAGCCCCCGATGACGGAAAAGATATATGCTGAGACTGAAGAGAAGATGAAGAAGAGCTTTCAGTCAATTCAGAAAGAGTTTGCATCGTTACGCACCGGCAAAGCCAGTTCGGCATTACTTGACTCTGTCCGAGTCGATTATCATGGCACCATCATGCCGCTCAATCAGCTGGCTTCAATTTCGGCGCCGGAAGCGCGCCTTTTGATGGTTCAGGCCTGGGACAAGTCTATTGTCGGCGAGATTGTAAAGGCTATCCAGAAAGCTGACCTTGGTCTAAATCCGGTCGTGGAGGGGAATATTATCCGTTTGCCGATTCCTTCGCTTAATGAAGAAAGACGTCGGGAGCTGGTCAAACACTGCAAGAAGATTGCCGAAGACGGTAAGGTGGCAATCAGGAATATTCGCCGTGACGCCAATGAACATCTCAAAAAAGCCGAAAAAGAGAAAGCTATCAACGAAGATGAGCATAAGAAAGGGGCGGAAAAGGTTCAAAAATTGACCGACAAATATATCTCTTTGGTAGATGGGCTGATGGCGGCAAAGGAAAAAGAGATTATGGAAGTATAATTGCAGGAAATGCAAGAGGTTATTAAGGAAGCGGGTTTGATGTCCGCTTCTTTTTTTTGAAAACTTGACCCGATTATAGGGGATTGCGTGCGATGGAAATAGCCTGCTTCAGGAACCGATACCAAAGCTGTTTGGGGCGGGCTAAACTTCTGATATGAAATAAATTGACAATTCTGAAATTCTAAATATATTAAAAACCTTGTTGATAAAATGCTGTGAATATTTTCACAATATTTGAGGCAGGAAAAAATTGAACTGCAATCCCATTTCTTGAGGTGTAATCATGTCCAGCCCTGTTGAATACAAGAACTTTATAGGCGGCGAATGGGTTCGTTCCCGTTCCGGCAAGACTTTCGAAAACCGCAACCCCGCCAACACCGATGAAGTCATCGGCGTTTTCCAGAAATCGACCCCGGATGATGTCAATGCGGCCGTGGCGGCGGCAAAAGAAGCATATAAGAAGTGGCGGTTGGTGCCGGCGCCCAAAAGGGCCGAAATCATTTACC containing:
- the pyrH gene encoding UMP kinase translates to MEQGSRPKYKRILLKLSGEALVGNREFGIDLETIEYICEEIKEIKSLGLELGIVVGGGNIFRGVSASRTGMDRVTADNMGMLSTVINSLALQDKLEHLGIFTRVMSAVNIESFAEPYIRRRAIRHMEKGRLVIFAAGTGNPYFTTDTAAALRAMEVSAEVLIKATKVDGVFSADPMKDPHATFYRELSYMDVVQQELGVMDLTAITLCKDNQIPVIIFNLNKKGNLRRIIMGEEIGTVVR
- the frr gene encoding ribosome recycling factor, whose translation is MTEKIYAETEEKMKKSFQSIQKEFASLRTGKASSALLDSVRVDYHGTIMPLNQLASISAPEARLLMVQAWDKSIVGEIVKAIQKADLGLNPVVEGNIIRLPIPSLNEERRRELVKHCKKIAEDGKVAIRNIRRDANEHLKKAEKEKAINEDEHKKGAEKVQKLTDKYISLVDGLMAAKEKEIMEV